The Flavobacterium commune genome contains a region encoding:
- the glmM gene encoding phosphoglucosamine mutase gives MTLIKSISGIRGTIGGKVGDNLTPVDAVKFASAYGTWLKNTNGKDNKNLKVVVGRDARISGPMIHNLVVNTLIGLGIDVIDLGLSTTPTVEVAVPLESADGGIILTASHNPKQWNALKLLNEKGEFLNGVEGEKILQIAEAEAFDFSDVDNLGEIIENDAYMDIHIDEVLNLELVDVDAVKAAKFKVVVDGVNSSGGIIIPKLLELMGVEVVKLYCEPNGHFPHNPEPLKEHLTDICELVVEEKAHLGIVVDPDVDRLAFISDDGEMFGEEYTLVAVADYVLSKTPGNTVSNMSSSRALRDVTNAHNGSYEASAVGEVNVVELMKKNNAVIGGEGNGGIIYPESHYGRDSLVGVALFLTHLANKNMSVAALRASYPEYYMSKNKIELTPQIDVDAILVAMTEKYKNEDITTIDGVKIDFANEWVHLRKSNTEPIIRIYTEAPLQSQADALALRIIDEIKAIAGI, from the coding sequence ATGACATTAATAAAATCGATATCAGGAATTCGTGGAACTATTGGCGGAAAAGTAGGGGATAACCTGACTCCGGTAGATGCAGTGAAATTTGCTTCGGCTTATGGAACCTGGTTAAAAAACACTAATGGTAAGGATAATAAGAATTTAAAGGTTGTGGTAGGACGTGATGCCAGAATTTCAGGACCTATGATTCATAATTTGGTGGTGAATACCTTAATTGGTTTAGGGATTGATGTGATTGATTTGGGACTTTCTACAACGCCTACGGTTGAAGTTGCGGTTCCTTTAGAAAGTGCCGATGGTGGAATTATTTTGACTGCTTCTCACAATCCAAAACAGTGGAATGCCTTGAAATTGCTGAATGAAAAAGGAGAATTCCTGAATGGTGTTGAAGGAGAAAAGATTCTTCAAATTGCGGAAGCGGAAGCGTTTGATTTTTCAGATGTGGATAATTTGGGTGAAATTATTGAGAATGATGCTTATATGGATATTCATATCGATGAAGTATTAAACTTGGAATTGGTAGATGTTGATGCAGTGAAAGCGGCTAAATTTAAAGTAGTTGTTGACGGTGTGAATTCATCTGGAGGAATTATTATTCCGAAATTGTTAGAATTAATGGGTGTGGAAGTAGTAAAATTATACTGCGAACCTAACGGACATTTTCCTCATAATCCGGAACCTTTGAAAGAACATTTGACGGATATCTGTGAATTGGTTGTTGAAGAAAAAGCGCATCTTGGAATCGTTGTTGATCCTGATGTGGATCGTTTGGCTTTCATTAGCGATGACGGTGAAATGTTTGGTGAAGAATATACATTAGTAGCTGTTGCTGATTATGTATTGAGCAAAACTCCTGGAAATACGGTTTCTAATATGTCTTCTTCCCGTGCTTTGCGTGATGTGACTAATGCACACAACGGAAGCTACGAAGCCAGTGCGGTAGGAGAGGTGAATGTAGTGGAATTGATGAAGAAAAACAATGCAGTTATTGGTGGTGAAGGAAATGGTGGAATCATTTATCCTGAGTCACATTATGGTCGTGATAGTTTGGTAGGAGTGGCTTTGTTCCTGACGCATTTGGCAAACAAGAACATGAGTGTTGCTGCTTTGCGTGCATCGTATCCTGAGTATTATATGAGCAAAAACAAAATCGAATTGACTCCGCAAATTGATGTGGATGCGATTTTAGTTGCCATGACTGAGAAATACAAGAACGAAGATATTACCACTATTGATGGTGTGAAAATTGATTTCGCTAACGAATGGGTTCATTTAAGAAAATCAAATACAGAACCTATTATTCGTATTTATACTGAAGCTCCTTTGCAATCACAGGCGGACGCTTTAGCTTTACGAATCATTGACGAAATTAAAGCAATAGCAGGAATTTAA
- a CDS encoding TonB-dependent receptor domain-containing protein yields MKVNKWIFYIFLFVGSICWAQKSTNKTPLTTIIKTIEQQYNIKFSYAVEDIVNITIEKPSPTLNLQQTIDYLNANVPLNFKTLDSRYITISRLDKNISICGVVFTEDSKTTLPGATIRIKNSSEGSISSNNGSFNLKDVAIDAEIVISYLGYETKEFNAREFFSTDKNNCKNIFLKSTKEELNPVLINVFLTSGLQKNIDGSTVLNTKKFGILPGLTEPDILQSIQTLPGVESSNESIANINVRGGTNDQNLMLWDNIKMYHSGHFFGLISAYNPNLTNKVIVTKNGTSAEYSDGVSSTVNMSTNNEIRNNISGGAGINLISGDVFVEIPLAKNLEIDLSARHSITDMINTPTYSRYYKKSFQDSEINANNLDKNTNSDFYFYDYTAKILYDLNDKHQFRANIIGINNELNYSENNNNDQSQSKASTLSQKNLGYGGNWKAQWTNQFSSQLSTYFSRYNIDASDYRVTTDQLLTEANEVLETGTKLNLYYDLNQNMKFLAGYQVTETGMLNQTRVSAPFYSSTKKDVLLNHALFLETEYNKNKTYLRLGMRLNYFQKFEKLLFEPRINFRQKFSEQLALKIEGEFKNQTTTQIIDFEDDFLGVEKRRWQLVNNKDIPIAKSKQASLGLEFSQNDWNIELTGFYKMVDGITASNQGFYNNFQYKKAHGSYTDNGVEFLINKTTKKYSTWLSYTYSINNYDFESFTPSTFPNNVDIRHSFTLGFNYNILDNLKISIGGIWHNGLPYTKPVEGDETVQNGNNTFVNYDAPNSQNLDNFLRIDTSLSYTLNFTQRLKASLRAGIINLTNEKNYINRYYKVDPNNTEKAIEVNNQSLGFTPNVSFRVNF; encoded by the coding sequence ATGAAGGTCAATAAATGGATTTTTTATATATTTTTATTTGTTGGGAGTATTTGTTGGGCACAAAAAAGCACTAACAAAACTCCTTTAACTACCATTATAAAAACCATTGAACAACAATACAATATAAAATTTTCTTATGCCGTAGAGGATATCGTCAATATTACTATCGAGAAACCATCACCTACTTTAAATCTTCAGCAAACGATTGATTATTTAAATGCCAATGTACCTCTTAATTTCAAAACATTAGACAGTCGGTACATTACCATTTCAAGATTAGATAAAAACATTAGTATTTGCGGAGTTGTGTTTACCGAAGATTCTAAAACTACACTTCCCGGAGCAACTATTCGAATTAAAAACAGTTCAGAAGGAAGCATTTCATCCAATAACGGAAGTTTCAATTTAAAAGATGTCGCTATTGATGCTGAAATTGTAATTTCTTATTTGGGTTATGAAACCAAAGAATTTAATGCCAGGGAGTTCTTTTCGACCGATAAAAATAATTGCAAAAACATCTTTTTAAAATCCACAAAAGAAGAATTAAACCCTGTTTTGATTAATGTATTCCTGACATCGGGTTTACAAAAAAATATTGACGGAAGTACCGTTTTAAACACTAAGAAATTCGGAATCCTTCCCGGACTAACCGAACCTGATATTCTTCAATCCATCCAAACACTGCCAGGCGTTGAAAGCAGCAACGAAAGCATTGCCAATATTAATGTCCGCGGAGGAACAAATGACCAAAACCTAATGCTTTGGGATAACATCAAAATGTATCATTCAGGACATTTCTTTGGATTGATTTCGGCTTACAATCCCAATTTGACTAATAAAGTAATTGTTACTAAAAATGGAACAAGTGCCGAATACAGCGATGGTGTTTCCAGTACGGTTAACATGAGTACCAATAACGAAATTAGGAATAACATATCAGGCGGAGCGGGTATCAATCTTATCAGCGGAGATGTCTTTGTGGAAATTCCTTTAGCCAAAAATCTGGAAATAGATCTTTCTGCCCGACATTCGATAACCGATATGATCAACACGCCTACTTATAGCAGATATTACAAAAAAAGCTTTCAGGACAGCGAAATCAACGCTAACAATTTGGATAAAAACACTAATTCTGATTTTTATTTTTACGATTACACGGCTAAAATCCTGTATGATTTGAACGATAAACATCAATTTAGAGCCAATATCATCGGGATTAATAATGAATTGAATTATTCTGAAAACAATAACAACGACCAAAGCCAATCTAAAGCAAGTACGCTTTCGCAAAAAAACCTGGGCTACGGTGGAAACTGGAAAGCACAATGGACAAATCAATTCAGCAGCCAACTTAGTACTTATTTTTCAAGATATAATATCGATGCCAGCGATTATCGTGTGACTACCGACCAGCTTTTAACCGAAGCCAACGAAGTTCTTGAAACAGGAACCAAGCTGAATTTATATTATGATTTGAATCAAAATATGAAATTCTTAGCGGGTTATCAAGTCACCGAAACAGGAATGCTCAACCAAACCCGAGTGAGTGCGCCGTTCTATTCCAGTACCAAAAAAGATGTTTTGCTAAACCATGCGCTATTTCTGGAAACGGAATACAACAAGAACAAAACCTATCTGAGATTAGGAATGCGTTTGAACTATTTTCAAAAATTTGAAAAATTGCTGTTCGAACCAAGAATTAATTTCAGACAAAAGTTTTCTGAGCAACTGGCATTAAAAATAGAAGGTGAATTTAAAAACCAAACCACAACACAAATCATCGATTTTGAAGATGATTTTCTTGGTGTTGAAAAAAGACGCTGGCAATTAGTCAACAACAAAGACATTCCAATTGCAAAAAGCAAACAGGCTTCGTTAGGACTGGAATTCAGTCAAAACGACTGGAACATAGAACTTACTGGATTTTACAAAATGGTGGACGGAATTACGGCTTCAAACCAGGGTTTTTACAATAATTTTCAATACAAAAAAGCGCATGGAAGCTATACCGATAATGGCGTGGAATTCTTAATTAACAAAACAACTAAAAAATACAGCACTTGGCTGAGTTACACCTACAGCATCAATAACTATGATTTTGAAAGTTTTACTCCTTCTACTTTCCCAAACAATGTAGATATCCGCCATTCGTTTACACTGGGATTCAATTACAATATTCTTGATAATTTAAAAATCTCAATTGGAGGAATCTGGCACAACGGATTACCTTATACCAAACCGGTCGAAGGAGATGAAACGGTTCAAAACGGAAACAATACTTTTGTAAATTATGATGCTCCCAATAGCCAAAACTTAGACAATTTCCTTCGTATCGATACTTCATTAAGCTACACTCTTAATTTTACCCAAAGATTAAAAGCAAGTCTTCGTGCCGGTATTATCAATTTGACCAACGAAAAAAACTACATCAACAGATACTACAAAGTGGATCCAAATAACACCGAAAAAGCAATCGAAGTCAACAATCAATCTTTAGGCTTTACACCAAATGTGAGTTTTAGAGTTAATTTTTAA
- a CDS encoding FecR family protein, with protein MKKEKEILKWLNGELSSKEIEDLKQSGDFETLEKIAHYSAHLATPQVDAQEALAALKNRKLTKKEPKVRTLHFKTIFRVAAVIAVLLTSAYFLFYNTTQSFETGIAQTKSFQLPDHSEVLLNASSKITFNEKNWDEKRDLTLEGEAYFQVQKGKTFSVKTADGVVKVLGTHFDVKQRNNYYEVSCYEGLVSVTYNDKTVKLPPGKTFRVINKQIEKTDDFDAETPSWLQKESSFTRIPLNQVIAELERQYDIKIETQDVDTSKLFTGSFSHTNQKIALEAITIPLQLSYKIKGKTVIFYKYEGQ; from the coding sequence ATGAAAAAGGAAAAAGAAATATTAAAATGGCTTAACGGTGAACTTTCCAGTAAAGAAATCGAAGATTTAAAACAATCGGGAGATTTTGAAACACTTGAAAAGATTGCCCATTATTCTGCCCATCTGGCAACTCCACAAGTAGATGCGCAAGAGGCTTTGGCTGCATTAAAAAACAGAAAGCTAACTAAAAAAGAACCTAAGGTTCGAACTTTACACTTTAAAACCATTTTTAGAGTCGCAGCCGTTATCGCTGTGCTTTTAACTTCGGCTTATTTTTTATTTTATAATACAACCCAATCTTTTGAAACGGGAATTGCACAAACCAAAAGCTTTCAACTTCCCGACCATTCAGAAGTTTTATTGAACGCTTCGTCCAAAATCACTTTTAATGAAAAAAATTGGGACGAAAAAAGAGATTTAACCCTTGAAGGAGAAGCTTATTTTCAGGTACAAAAAGGAAAAACCTTTAGTGTAAAAACCGCTGATGGTGTGGTTAAAGTACTGGGAACTCATTTTGATGTAAAACAACGCAACAATTATTATGAAGTAAGTTGCTACGAAGGATTAGTAAGCGTAACTTACAATGACAAAACGGTAAAATTACCACCGGGAAAAACCTTTAGAGTCATCAACAAACAAATTGAAAAAACGGATGATTTTGATGCTGAAACACCATCTTGGTTACAAAAAGAATCCAGTTTTACACGCATTCCTTTAAATCAGGTAATTGCCGAATTAGAGCGTCAATATGATATTAAAATCGAAACTCAAGACGTTGATACTTCTAAACTTTTTACCGGAAGTTTTAGTCATACCAACCAAAAAATAGCCTTAGAAGCCATTACCATTCCGTTGCAATTAAGCTATAAAATAAAAGGTAAAACCGTAATATTTTATAAATATGAAGGTCAATAA
- a CDS encoding RNA polymerase sigma factor, protein MSDKNNNLCEESHFSEFYIKNVQSATNFAYYKSGDSDAALDLVQEAFAKIWENCSQIDFTKVKTYLFTTVNNLFLNSIKHQKVVMAFAKETPYLDRTNQSPEYLLEEEEFKHALQKAIASLSEAQREVFLMNRIDGKKYREIADLLGISQKAVEKRMSGALKILKEQIENI, encoded by the coding sequence ATGAGTGATAAAAACAATAATCTTTGCGAAGAATCTCATTTTAGCGAATTTTATATAAAAAACGTCCAGTCGGCAACCAACTTTGCCTATTACAAATCGGGCGATAGTGATGCTGCGCTGGATCTTGTTCAGGAAGCTTTTGCTAAAATTTGGGAAAATTGCTCTCAAATCGATTTTACTAAAGTAAAAACTTATTTGTTTACCACGGTAAATAATTTATTTCTCAATAGTATTAAACATCAAAAGGTAGTTATGGCTTTCGCCAAAGAAACGCCTTATTTAGATAGAACTAATCAAAGTCCCGAATACCTTTTAGAAGAAGAAGAATTCAAACATGCGCTGCAAAAAGCAATTGCCTCTTTAAGTGAAGCGCAAAGAGAGGTTTTTTTGATGAACCGAATTGACGGAAAAAAATACCGGGAAATTGCAGATTTACTGGGCATCAGTCAAAAAGCAGTCGAAAAAAGAATGTCGGGCGCCTTAAAAATTCTAAAAGAGCAAATCGAAAATATTTAA
- a CDS encoding membrane metalloprotease: MKKIIAVISLFLLVLSSCSKDSAENIQVNNKKTLGASAHDLLSDDKFDSMIIEIVYVEGFEPSATAITNFVSFLNSRINKPGGISIEKRAIPSPGNTTYTNAQIIAIEDANRIHYNDGSQIAVWAFFADAKSATDTNTSVVLGTAYRNTSFVIYENTVKKLSGGAFKPSTTVLETTVIEHEFGHILGLTNAGTALQSDHEDPNHKRHCDVESCLMYWESESGSNILGGTIPQLDAQCIADLRANGGK; this comes from the coding sequence ATGAAGAAAATAATTGCTGTAATAAGCTTGTTTCTGTTAGTATTAAGTTCTTGTTCAAAAGACAGTGCTGAAAACATACAAGTTAATAATAAAAAAACATTAGGAGCTTCAGCACATGATTTATTGTCAGATGATAAGTTTGATAGTATGATTATCGAAATAGTTTATGTGGAAGGTTTTGAGCCTTCGGCAACAGCAATTACTAATTTTGTTTCGTTTTTAAATAGTCGAATTAACAAACCGGGAGGGATAAGTATCGAAAAAAGAGCGATTCCGTCACCGGGAAATACAACTTATACGAATGCACAAATTATAGCCATTGAAGATGCTAATCGAATTCATTATAATGATGGAAGTCAAATAGCAGTTTGGGCGTTTTTTGCTGATGCAAAATCGGCTACCGATACAAATACTTCGGTTGTTTTAGGGACAGCATATAGAAATACTTCTTTCGTAATTTATGAAAATACGGTAAAAAAACTAAGCGGTGGTGCTTTTAAACCAAGTACCACTGTTTTAGAAACTACGGTGATTGAGCATGAGTTTGGTCATATTTTAGGATTGACTAATGCAGGAACAGCTTTACAATCAGACCATGAGGATCCAAATCATAAAAGACATTGCGATGTAGAAAGTTGTTTGATGTACTGGGAATCGGAATCCGGTAGCAATATTTTAGGAGGAACAATTCCGCAACTTGATGCACAGTGTATTGCCGATCTTCGTGCCAATGGCGGAAAATAA
- a CDS encoding rhomboid family intramembrane serine protease: MNTFLIAIIIANVLFSYKGFKDYSFFRKYEFHIGSIRSGEQIRMFTSGFLHADITHLAFNMITLFFFAPVVILYLGSWVFLMIYLASLLFGSLLTLGLHKNDYNYRAVGASGAVTGILYSAILLRPDMMLGIFFIIPIPAYVFGILYLFYSIYGMKAKNDGIGHTAHFGGAIGGYLITLLVYPDLLFLNPLMVSLLTIPIVILFILIKLKKI; encoded by the coding sequence ATGAATACTTTTTTGATAGCCATAATAATTGCTAATGTACTTTTTAGTTATAAGGGATTTAAGGATTATTCTTTTTTTAGAAAATACGAATTTCATATTGGAAGTATTCGTTCGGGAGAGCAAATTAGGATGTTTACTTCAGGATTTCTTCATGCTGATATTACGCATTTAGCCTTCAATATGATTACACTTTTTTTCTTCGCTCCGGTTGTTATTCTCTATTTGGGGAGTTGGGTTTTTCTGATGATTTATCTTGCCAGTTTGCTTTTTGGAAGTTTGCTAACTCTAGGTTTGCATAAAAATGATTACAATTATCGGGCTGTTGGCGCTTCGGGAGCGGTAACAGGAATTTTGTATTCGGCAATATTATTGCGTCCTGATATGATGTTAGGAATTTTTTTTATCATTCCTATACCGGCTTATGTATTTGGTATATTGTATTTGTTCTATTCCATTTATGGCATGAAAGCTAAAAACGATGGCATAGGTCATACGGCGCATTTTGGCGGAGCTATTGGCGGCTATTTAATTACGTTGTTAGTTTATCCTGATTTACTTTTTCTAAATCCGCTGATGGTTAGTTTGTTAACCATTCCCATTGTAATTCTTTTTATTTTAATAAAGCTGAAGAAGATTTAA
- a CDS encoding SIMPL domain-containing protein: MKKAVVFLSLMFMTLSYGQEIKPIPQITVSGEGKVKVVPDQATITATVENKGNVAKEVKKINDEQMDAVLKLIKKMNLAPSDYRTQRVALNPQYDYEKKKTTYNATQTIEIIVRDLNKYDELMEGLVSQGINRIDNVVFQSSKLAQYESEARKLAMKEAKHKAEDYVSVLGQKIGKAITINDNSQAYYPQPVYARFKTMGAMESDSAVKETLAVGEITITANVSVNFVLE; encoded by the coding sequence ATGAAAAAAGCAGTAGTATTTCTATCCCTAATGTTCATGACCTTGTCTTATGGTCAGGAAATAAAACCAATTCCGCAAATAACAGTATCCGGCGAAGGAAAAGTAAAAGTAGTTCCTGATCAGGCTACCATTACCGCAACTGTTGAAAACAAAGGCAATGTTGCCAAAGAAGTCAAAAAAATCAATGATGAACAAATGGATGCTGTTTTGAAATTGATTAAAAAAATGAATCTGGCACCTTCAGATTACAGAACGCAACGTGTTGCTTTAAATCCACAATACGATTACGAAAAAAAGAAAACTACTTATAATGCTACTCAAACGATAGAAATTATTGTTAGAGATTTGAATAAGTATGACGAGTTGATGGAAGGTTTGGTAAGTCAGGGTATCAACCGAATTGACAATGTGGTTTTTCAATCTTCTAAATTGGCACAATACGAATCAGAAGCTCGAAAACTGGCTATGAAAGAAGCTAAACACAAGGCAGAAGATTATGTGTCAGTTTTAGGTCAAAAAATTGGTAAGGCAATAACCATTAATGATAATTCTCAAGCTTATTATCCACAACCGGTTTATGCAAGATTTAAAACGATGGGCGCAATGGAAAGTGATTCGGCTGTTAAAGAAACGCTGGCAGTAGGGGAAATTACTATTACAGCTAATGTAAGTGTGAATTTTGTTTTAGAATAA
- a CDS encoding KTSC domain-containing protein, which translates to MKKIVEYRKLLNVDKTAQLKDLKTIYRNAMKEAHPDKFQGDEEGLKAAEENSKKIIEAYHFLVSINPETIKANLPEYNETIATATVTDYKFVEGRLIINFSNGSVYEYISVPKATYVKMVNADSPARFAKRHIFNAFPYRKVTNQD; encoded by the coding sequence ATGAAAAAAATAGTTGAATACCGCAAGCTCTTAAATGTAGATAAAACTGCACAGCTAAAAGATTTGAAAACCATCTATCGTAATGCGATGAAAGAAGCACATCCTGATAAATTTCAAGGAGATGAAGAAGGTTTAAAAGCTGCTGAAGAAAACAGTAAAAAAATTATTGAAGCTTACCACTTTTTAGTAAGTATCAATCCTGAAACAATTAAAGCTAATTTACCTGAGTACAATGAAACTATTGCAACTGCAACTGTTACGGATTACAAATTTGTTGAAGGTCGATTAATTATTAATTTTTCTAACGGAAGTGTTTACGAATACATCAGTGTTCCTAAAGCTACTTACGTAAAAATGGTAAATGCTGATTCTCCTGCCAGATTTGCAAAAAGACACATTTTTAACGCATTTCCATACAGAAAAGTAACAAACCAAGATTAA
- a CDS encoding response regulator, with protein MTEKTIWVIDDDPIYQIIMKKIILKSGLFSSIRSFQNGKDAITALKEIISNNDSFPNIILLDIEMPILDGWGFMDEIAILKSRINTEIKIYISSSSIAIEDRERAKNNSSILGYMCKPISIEDLTKIASA; from the coding sequence ATGACAGAAAAAACTATTTGGGTTATAGACGATGATCCTATCTACCAAATTATTATGAAAAAAATTATTCTTAAATCAGGACTTTTTTCATCCATTCGTTCGTTTCAAAATGGCAAAGATGCCATCACCGCTTTGAAAGAAATTATCTCAAACAATGATAGTTTTCCAAATATTATCCTGTTAGATATTGAAATGCCCATACTGGATGGCTGGGGTTTTATGGACGAAATAGCCATTCTAAAATCACGTATTAATACCGAAATTAAAATCTATATTTCCAGTTCATCAATAGCCATTGAAGATAGAGAAAGAGCTAAAAACAACAGCAGCATTCTGGGATATATGTGCAAACCGATAAGTATTGAAGATTTGACAAAAATTGCTTCAGCCTAA
- a CDS encoding sensor histidine kinase has product MYKTLEAIRQNIDQSLKNNYTTALSLALTINDKGVPENFDEIAKQLLASNNGINAVQLVPNGIISHIYPLKGNEAAIGLNILTSEKHQFEASQSIKNSKMYFAGPLELKQGGLGIVGRMPVHKDNKFWGFSAVVIHLNTFLHNSGINSIDSSKYYFQLSKVNPITQKELFFLPVNKNLSKNSSVTSVIPDGDWKLYLTDKKPHEFYPFLFTLGFFGILLAALFAFVTTRFLKKPAELEDLLEKQADKLLKNEIKFKSIFDQAAVGITYIDTNSGQLLEANKKYCDLLGYSEQEIKQKNIKSIIHPDDLKESISNLEKLKQGIIREYSVERRHITKSGNLIWIKLTISPLWEINTTPTNYIAIVEDITKRKLAEEAIINSQQKIESLINTVDGIVWECDANTLEFTFVSKKVENILGYTAKEWMSTPTFWTDHIYNKDKNFALQFCAEQTSKKLNHDFEYRMIAKDGSIVWLRDIVNVITENGEVKSLRGIMIDVTKNKETEADLNNSFNLVSEQNKRLLNFSYIVSHNLRSHTSNITSIVDLITNSDSEEEKEEMIELLKSVSDSLNETMLNLNEVVNIQTNVGLTTENLNLKQYIDNTLAILSNQIELKGIQVISSVESDIEVNYNPAYLESILYNLISNAIRYSHQERHPIIHIDTYKEAKKTVLKVSDNGIGIDLKRNGHKIFGMYKKFSTHKDSKGIGLFITKNQIDAMGGNITVESEPNLGTTFKVYIS; this is encoded by the coding sequence ATGTACAAGACTCTGGAAGCAATTCGTCAAAATATTGATCAATCACTGAAGAACAATTATACTACAGCATTGTCTCTGGCTCTTACTATTAATGACAAAGGCGTACCTGAAAATTTTGACGAAATAGCCAAACAATTATTGGCTTCTAATAATGGTATCAATGCCGTACAATTAGTTCCTAACGGAATTATTAGTCATATTTATCCTTTAAAAGGAAACGAAGCTGCCATAGGATTAAATATTCTGACTTCTGAAAAGCATCAGTTTGAAGCTTCACAATCCATTAAAAACAGTAAAATGTATTTTGCCGGGCCTCTTGAATTAAAACAAGGCGGATTGGGCATTGTAGGCAGAATGCCTGTACATAAAGACAATAAATTCTGGGGCTTTTCGGCAGTTGTTATTCACCTGAACACCTTTTTACACAATTCAGGAATTAATAGTATTGACAGTTCTAAATATTATTTTCAACTTTCTAAAGTGAATCCCATCACGCAAAAAGAGCTGTTTTTTCTTCCGGTTAACAAAAATCTGTCTAAAAACAGTTCTGTCACCTCTGTTATTCCTGATGGAGACTGGAAATTGTATCTAACTGATAAAAAACCTCATGAGTTCTACCCTTTTCTATTCACACTTGGTTTTTTCGGAATTCTCCTTGCCGCCTTATTCGCATTTGTAACTACTCGTTTTTTAAAAAAACCGGCCGAATTAGAAGATTTACTGGAAAAGCAGGCTGATAAACTTTTAAAAAACGAAATTAAATTTAAAAGTATTTTTGATCAGGCTGCCGTAGGAATCACTTATATTGACACTAATTCAGGACAACTTTTAGAAGCAAATAAAAAATATTGTGACTTATTGGGGTATTCTGAACAGGAAATAAAACAAAAAAACATAAAATCCATTATTCACCCTGATGATTTAAAAGAGTCAATTTCTAATCTGGAAAAACTGAAACAAGGTATAATTAGAGAATATTCAGTCGAAAGAAGACATATTACAAAATCAGGAAACCTTATTTGGATCAAACTTACCATTTCTCCACTTTGGGAAATCAATACGACACCTACCAATTACATAGCTATTGTTGAAGATATAACAAAACGCAAACTTGCAGAAGAAGCCATCATTAATTCTCAACAAAAAATTGAATCACTCATTAATACTGTTGATGGAATTGTTTGGGAGTGCGACGCAAATACCCTAGAATTCACCTTTGTTAGTAAAAAAGTAGAAAATATTTTAGGTTATACTGCCAAAGAATGGATGAGTACTCCCACATTTTGGACAGATCATATTTACAATAAAGACAAAAATTTTGCGCTACAATTTTGTGCCGAACAAACGTCTAAAAAATTAAATCATGATTTTGAATACCGAATGATTGCCAAAGACGGAAGCATCGTTTGGCTCAGAGACATTGTAAATGTCATAACTGAAAATGGAGAAGTAAAATCCCTAAGAGGAATAATGATTGACGTAACTAAAAACAAAGAAACCGAAGCCGATTTAAACAACTCTTTTAATTTAGTTAGCGAACAAAACAAACGACTTTTGAATTTTTCATATATCGTTTCTCATAATCTAAGATCACACACCAGCAACATTACTTCTATTGTCGATTTAATAACAAATTCTGATTCGGAAGAAGAAAAAGAAGAAATGATTGAATTGTTAAAATCAGTTTCCGATTCACTAAACGAAACTATGCTAAACCTCAACGAAGTAGTTAATATCCAAACTAATGTAGGCTTAACAACCGAAAATTTAAACTTAAAACAGTATATAGACAATACACTTGCTATTCTTTCTAATCAAATTGAACTAAAAGGAATTCAGGTAATTTCTTCAGTCGAAAGCGATATTGAAGTCAACTATAATCCGGCTTATCTGGAAAGTATTTTATACAATTTAATATCCAATGCTATTCGTTATAGTCATCAGGAAAGACATCCGATTATACATATTGATACTTACAAAGAAGCTAAAAAAACAGTACTTAAAGTTTCTGACAACGGAATTGGAATTGATTTAAAAAGAAACGGTCATAAAATTTTTGGGATGTACAAAAAATTCAGCACCCACAAAGATTCTAAAGGGATAGGTTTATTTATAACTAAAAACCAAATTGATGCCATGGGAGGAAACATCACCGTAGAAAGTGAACCCAATCTGGGCACCACATTTAAAGTATATATATCATGA